A stretch of DNA from Rhizobium sullae:
CCTGTGCGTCGACGCCGGGCATCTGCGTGCCCGTCCATATGGTGAGTTTTCCATCCCGGAATTGTGCGGTTGCGCTCATCGGCTCCATGGTGGCATGCGCCAGGAAGGGCACTTCGTATTCCGCTTCGACAACGGTTGCGGGCTCGGCATCCGCGAATGCCTTATCCACGTCGCCGGCCTCGTCTCGGATCCAGTCTGGTGCGCGCGCCAGCGCATCCCTGTAGAGGGTTTCGATCCCGGCGTCATCGGCAGGATAGGGAGCCTCACCCCACTCGACCTCCAGAGCCTTTGCACCCTGAAACGCGGCCCAGGTGTTGTCGGCGATGATGCCGAAACCCGAGCCGACGGCGGTGTCGATCTGAACGACCTTCCTCACGCCCTTAATGGCCAGGGCAGGTGCATCGTCGAATTTGACGGCCTTCGCGCCCATGCGCGGCGACATACGTACAGTGCCGTAGATCATATCGGGCAGTTGAACGTCGATACCGAAGATCGGCGCGCCGGTCACCATTTTGCGTATATCGACCCGGCGTTGCGGCTTACCCAGGATTTTCCAATCCAATGAAGATCGCAGTTCAACGCTTGAAGGAATTTCCAGCTTTGCGGCATCGGTTGCCAGTTCGGTATATTCGAGTGTCCTGCCATCCGGATGAATGACTTTTCCAGCCTCGGTTTCCAGCTTCGAGACGTCGACATTCCAACGCTTGGCCGCCGCAGCCTTCAGCACTTCGCGGGCTGCCGCGCCGGCCCGGCGCATCTTCTCGTAGCCGTCGATGGTTGAGCTTGAGCCGCCGGTTGCCTGCATGGCGATGAATTTCGACATGACGCGCATCATCTCGCGCGTCGCCGTCGCCTTCAGCCCGTCGTCAAACCACGGAAAGGCAGCGACCTGATTGAACATCGCCTGATTATAATAGGCTTTCCCAGGCAATCCATGTTCGACCTTGATCTGATCCATGCCGACATCGAGTTCCTCGGCCACTAGCGCCGCCAGTGTCGTATGGATGCCCTGGCCCATCTCGGCGCGCGGCGCGATGATGGTGATGCCGCTTTCCTTGCCGATCCTGATATAGGGCGTGAACGCAGCCTCTTCCGCTGGAAGGTCTTCTTCAAGCGGATTGCTGTAGGGGCGCTTGTACATGTAGTAGCCGACGGCCAGCCCGCCCGCGGCGGCGACGCCAAGCCCGAGGAAGGTTCGACGAGCGATCTTTGCAACGCGGCCCATGTTCAAGCCTTCACATGCTTGGCCGCGGCGAGGATCGCAGCCTTGATTTTGGGATAGGTTCCACAGCGACACAGGTTCGTCATGGCATCGTCAATGTCCGCCTCGCTGGGGTTGCTGTTCGTGTTCAGCAAGGCGACGGCGGCCATGATCTGGCCTGACTGGCAATAGCCGCATTGGGGCACGTTGTGATCGATCCATGCATGCTGCACGGCGTGCAGCCCGCCCGGCGCCAGTCCTTCGATGGTGGTTACGCTCCCTTCGACGGCAGATACGGGATGAGAGCACGATCTTACCGGCTCACCATCGATCAGGACGGTACACGCACCGCAGGCACCGACCCCGCAGCCGAATTTCGGGCCCTTGATGTTCAGGAGATCACGCAGCGCCCAAAGCAGGGGCATATCCGGTTCCGCGTCCACATCATGCTTGGTTCCATTGACTGTGATTTGCATAACATTCTCCTCTCACCACGACGCAGATGCTGTCCTTCGCGATTATCGATGGTCCTCGTCTCGCAGCGTCGCTCCATCTTCCACCGGAGCGCCAAGCGGCCGTTTCAACCGCCCGGCCGGCATTCCGGTGCTGCAATTCGTCACTCAAAGGAACTGCTTGAAGAAACGCAAAAGCCGCGGAGCGATGTAACCCGTGTAGCCGCGCGGGTCGTCGATCGGTTCTTCGCCGAACCAGAAATGGCCGGCGCCGATCACAGGGAAATCCCGGACCATGAAGCCGGCCTGCTTGAGCGCCCCGATGAAAGGTATTGTCTGAAACTGCGGGTTCACGGTTTCATCCGCAGTTCCATATGCGATGAACATCGGGATCGTGTTCACCGCATATCGGACATAACTTATCGGGGATGCATCGAAGTAGCTCTGCCGGTTCGCGAAAGGTGGCGCACCGATCAGGCACTCGGAGCGCCGTTCCTTCGGGTCGGTGATATCGGCAATTTCCTGCTGCCACAGCGCAAACAGATCATAGACGCCGTAAATGCCGGCAAAGGTCTTGACGCTTGCATCAGCGCTCGAGAAGTCATTGGCCGGCTGCGCATTCCGGAAATGCGGAGAATCCCCGCCAAGCGTCGCCAACGCTCCCACATGGGCACCTGCGGACGAACCGAGCATTGCTATTCGGGCAGGGTCGATTCCAAGTTCGTCAGCAGCGCCGCGGACAAACTG
This window harbors:
- a CDS encoding xanthine dehydrogenase family protein molybdopterin-binding subunit, whose product is MGRVAKIARRTFLGLGVAAAGGLAVGYYMYKRPYSNPLEEDLPAEEAAFTPYIRIGKESGITIIAPRAEMGQGIHTTLAALVAEELDVGMDQIKVEHGLPGKAYYNQAMFNQVAAFPWFDDGLKATATREMMRVMSKFIAMQATGGSSSTIDGYEKMRRAGAAAREVLKAAAAKRWNVDVSKLETEAGKVIHPDGRTLEYTELATDAAKLEIPSSVELRSSLDWKILGKPQRRVDIRKMVTGAPIFGIDVQLPDMIYGTVRMSPRMGAKAVKFDDAPALAIKGVRKVVQIDTAVGSGFGIIADNTWAAFQGAKALEVEWGEAPYPADDAGIETLYRDALARAPDWIRDEAGDVDKAFADAEPATVVEAEYEVPFLAHATMEPMSATAQFRDGKLTIWTGTQMPGVDAQVAAKFLGIETEDVTVHVTRLGGSFGRRAGDPALYAAALAPAAEGRPVKVTWSREEDMQHGFYRPRALAKLRAIVQPGKSPETIDVSIAAPSVMAGLFGRFAPETPLPAEDEQTLEGMAGQPNVWANSRFAAHNMKTAIQVGLLRSVGGSYNGFFHEGFMDELAEKAGLDPIDMRISMMSAAEHRPARLVMEKLRDVSNWGRALPPGHGKGVGFTLSYGSWVGEVVEVAVTDGDIRIVKVWCVADPGHVLDPAIYSDQMMSGIIFGLSTAMGQAITFEDGRVQQENFYDFDAIRMAQCPEIEVHLLENSPRIGGAGECGVPPSIPALANAIHAVTGKRLRKTPFNLAVSFA
- a CDS encoding (2Fe-2S)-binding protein, which encodes MQITVNGTKHDVDAEPDMPLLWALRDLLNIKGPKFGCGVGACGACTVLIDGEPVRSCSHPVSAVEGSVTTIEGLAPGGLHAVQHAWIDHNVPQCGYCQSGQIMAAVALLNTNSNPSEADIDDAMTNLCRCGTYPKIKAAILAAAKHVKA
- a CDS encoding alpha/beta hydrolase, translated to MDTATITTEDAGVVVRKGIPYARHGNVELRGDLYLPAGDGPFPVVVAAPGGGWRLCDPRAAKVWGPFLAMNGIALFGFNYRVADKTKMFPEAVCDVVSAIQFVRGAADELGIDPARIAMLGSSAGAHVGALATLGGDSPHFRNAQPANDFSSADASVKTFAGIYGVYDLFALWQQEIADITDPKERRSECLIGAPPFANRQSYFDASPISYVRYAVNTIPMFIAYGTADETVNPQFQTIPFIGALKQAGFMVRDFPVIGAGHFWFGEEPIDDPRGYTGYIAPRLLRFFKQFL